Within Aspergillus oryzae RIB40 DNA, chromosome 2, the genomic segment ACATCGGCGCCGTCCTTATCACAGAACCTCTGGTTCACGCTATGAATCGGTTAGACGATATGAGTGATTAGATTGTGTGGTGTACCACCTACTATTCTTTCGGCAACCGCTTGTTCTGGACCAAGTACCATCGCAGATGCTGTAGTGCAGCTTCCCGGAAGGTTTTTGGAACTATAGCCCTTGATGTCGGAGTGGCCCCCCTAGACTTGAGGTCATACTTTTGCAGGGTAAGGGTAACTATTGAAATAGACTTTCGTTAGCCAAGGCGAAGCGAACAAACGGACGGGCTGTCGTACTATCACCTTCACCCATTGTGGTCTTGTTTTGACGTTCCCACCGGAAGATTTCAAGATTAGGTTGAGTAAATGGGGTTTCCTTGAAGCCTTTTGAGATGGAAAACCCGAACTTTGGTCCGAAGAGGGTCCATGAGATCTTAAGCAGGGGCAAGGTCGTCGGCAGGAATGCTACTTGggctcctcttctttctcattatcCTCAACGAATTTCTGCGACTAGCCCCATGTGGCAATGATTTTCGAAAGCTGAATATTATTTCAGCTTCTCTGTGGACCGTGTGGATACTGGCTCTCTTGCAGAATCTCAGGATTGATCCGTTAAGTGGAGCACAAAAACTTTATGGATCGCCCGGGGAATTCAACATGAGATCTTGCAGAGATTGGCACTTGACATGGAGACTCTCACTTCATAAATCGAATAGCTCTCGTCAGCTTGCTGCATGCCTAATCATTCCACACCACGTCTTGCCTACGTGGGTAATTTCATACTGAGAGAAGCGGGATGATACCTTTGAGACATATCATACACTGGAAGCACAATCGAGTGATGATTTGCGCTCCCGGCCGAGACTGCGGGGCTGCCAGGACGGATCGACATACACTTAGCTTCAGATCATCGAATCGCCGAGACTCGGTACGTAGTTGCTACGTGGTTATCTATGTAAAGGTCCACAAGTGATAGGGATTTGTACGTAAATGAATCTGTTGAGTGGCCTACGAAAGTGTAGCCTACCCTGGTTAGATGTTTAGCGGGTAAGCCAGTGGTGTCTAATTGGATCGAAAGTGTAGATTCATTTTGGGATTGTGGGTAAGCTCTTGTATATATGGTTCTAGTATGAACCAGGGTTCTTTTTGTGTGCACTGTGTGACTACTCAGGGTTTGTGACTGACTGAAGACTATGTACATTGTTATGCACAAGAACTATACACAAATGACTAAGCAGTGCATGGTGACTACTGTATCGAGGTTAGACAAAGTCATGTGATTGAAGACTCTGTCTTGGCGTAGTGCCTAAGGCAGAGTTGAGGTCTCCGAACAGTAACGCTATTTACAACAACTAACAGGGTAACATGGATGTGCTGAGCTGGCATACTTAAAGCTCTCTGATGGATTTAACGCCGGCCTTTCCTCTCTAGCAACTGTCCCCCCTAACAATCACGTTCCAGTTGTCCGAATGGAAGTCTTGCCCGGAAAGCTTCACTCCTCCTCTTTGGCAGTTGTTGAGAATGACCTGGGCGCCATCGGCGATGTTGTTGAAGCTCGGAAGGACCTTAGTGAATGTGTTCTGTTCATGATGTCAGTAAATGTCCTTGATATAATCTGCTACAATCCTCACATCATTGCACCACCAGATGGCCGTGCCCCATGAGCAGCTGACTCGCCCACAGTTGCCAGGTCCAGGTCCGTTGGAAGGCTGTCCCGAGACCCCGCGCAAGTGCTTAATCCcggcttcaatatcaccacGGCGCGCCTGTGGGAAGTTGTTGCACTTGATGTCGTCCCGCTTGCCAAATACTGTCGCGTCTCTCTTGTCCAACACTGTGGCAAAGTCGTCATCGTAGTTGGGGTTGATCTCTAAAAGCTGCGCATGCACCTGCTGGACGGTTCCGTTGAGGATAACCTTGGGTCCTCCTGGGGTTGTCTCAACCTCCCATGAGGGCTCTTGAATACCATATCCAGGGATTGGAGACTCATCCAGTGCTTGAGCCTGTGAAAAGGGTTAGGAAATGTTCCAAGTTGCCGTGCTCTTCCCGATTCGAAGGACTTACGGCTGCTACAAACCCCGCGGTGAGGATAGAAGCAAATTGTGTCAATTTCATAGTAGCGACAAGATATCTCAATTCGAAAATCAGTTGTCAGAAGgaatgaggatgaattcTGCTGAATGAATCCACATATGTGAGAACATTCCTCCCTTTTATATCTGGACGATTGCTATATGCTCTAAATTTCGGTTCTTCATGCAGCTCCACTGCAATTCCTGAAAACCCACgatggcttctctttcagaCACCTTGACTCCATTTACTCGCCCCCAAAATGACCAACAAAGGATtcagaaaaagcaattggACGACAATATAAGACATCCAAAATTGCTCGCTAGGAGATCCACCTAAGGTTCATCGAATAGAAGAGGATGGTTTGATGACAGTTTTGCCCATGTTGGGTCTTGGCTGATCTGGAAGACCCTTCCGTAGGAAGCATGACAACTGCATTTATCGAGTGAGCTGAGACTCCGTAACAGCCTGGAACTAGTTGACTGAGTCCAACTGTGATGCCTTGGGAGCCAAGCACCTTCCCCAAATTGTCTTCACAACCCGGCGCCAGTTTTGTGAAGGTCTGGACACAATGCCGAAGATACTCCACCAACTCTGAGGAGATTCACACGGTCAACCGCCAAGACGCGCTTAACGGCCCAATATACCAATTCGGAGAATTCCTCGCACAATTTCCGGTTTTTTGTGGGTTGATTTTGCAACAATATCGCTGAAAGTGGGGCAATATGGAAATCCTGTTCACCGATGGCTTCCAGCAACGGATCCCTGATTATCCTAGAACCCTGACTCCCCTGTTGATCAAGCCATGCACACTGGGCTTATTTTCCCTGCGGGCCGCGAACACCATAGTTGCATGGCAATTCAGGTTGCTGCTTCAATCACTGGTTAAAGCTGAATGGAAGGTTctttgctgaagatgacccaCTTACGAAGTCTTCTCGGCCCCCAAATCTCCAAGTCGGCTGCACGCTAACATAGTAACTATTTGTCtctggtttcttctttcttggttcGGAGGTTCATGAGTTGCGAAGGAAAGTAATAAATGGGCCAGATGGAACTGTGAAAATCTAGCTCGTTGACTAACAACGGCGACATATCTTGCAAAACGCCATAGCACGCGATAGGTTCCCGCAAGTATATAAACGCTTCGCTCCGCTGCGCAATACCCCCCCTGAACGTTAAGTTAAGAGATAGTAGAACACCTTGATAACATCAAAGGCTATATAAAGGATAGTTGAGTCTGCTTATTAGCTTCCTAAGCACTCCATTCACAGCGCCACTTGACATTGAATATCCACTCATAACATTCAAGTAGTCCAGTTCCTATCATATGTCTCGTAATTTAGCAAATAGTGGGGCATTGATGGCCCACCCAGTTTCCAAAGAATCCCATGTCCTTCTGCAGAAGCCCTTTACTGACTACAAAATAAATGATCCAGTAGCCAAGAAGGGTTGTGTCGGGTCGCTCCACGTTATCATGCCTGCCACTTGGTAATTTCAGGCAACTTCGTAAGGGAGGTCCACCTCTCCTGCCCTATCTCCAAACGTACATGTACTCTTGGTGGAAGCAAGACTTAATTTTGCGCGTGCAGATATGTTGTCGTGAATGGGATTGTACTTTAtgatattttatttttttcgACCCAGAAAACCTCCAAGGCTTTGGGGGATGGCAGGGTATTAGGAAATGAACGGACCTTCGAGCTAGTAGAGACTATGCACCCAGTCATATTAACACAACACCCTCCttgttggtggaggaggaggaggatataCATTCCATACGATAATCCTTGTTCCTGTTATGATGATATTTATTGTAAAGTATCCTTTTTGGATGGTCAAGGATAATGCTGCTCTGTGGCCTCGTTATCCCGATTTCTTAAGGCCTTACAGAACTCTACATAAGCGCCCGCTATTCATTTGCAACTTCACCAATTTCTCCAAATTGGAAGCGCAGGAATCTTGCAGCGTCGCGTACACCAGGGATCCAGGAACGTAGATACATGAGCGCACGAAAGCCAAGGGGGAGCATTTCGACACCGGGAGCTTCTGCTAAACGAATTGATTCCATCAATTTCAAGCCAGGATGGAGGAGTTCTAAGGTCTTAGGATCGTCCACATATGAATGGAACTCAGCGCCGATACCACTGACTGGCTGTATTGGCTTTGTCCCATTCAAGGCCTGTAGAGTCATAGAATTGATACACTCAAAAAGCAGTTCTCCTCGGCGAAAGGTTTGACAGAGTCGTTGTAACAGCCGTTTCAcatcatcttctggcagATAGCACAGCAATCCCTCCATCACGACAAGTACTGGCCCGTCAGTGGAAAGCTCATGCATCCAATACTCATCGAGAACGTCAATTCCGAGAAGGGAGTAATCTCGACCAGGCAAGGATGTAGGCTGAACTTTTCTTCGAAGCTCAATGACCTCAGGAAGGTCAATGTCCATCCACCGAGTGTTGTCGCCCCAGTTCACGCGGTCCATTCGACTATCGAGGCCACATGCCAGATGTAGAACAGTGGTGTCTGGGTTGTGTTGGAGGAAGTCTGAAGTCCATCGGTCGAAATTGCTTGTTCGAACAGCGATGCTTGCCATCTGATTGGGTGCCATAGTCATCTTGGTAACATCGAAGTCAAGCCGATCTAAAATATGTTGAGCGTATGGATCGCCGAGAATTGGGCGAGGGGTGCGGAAGTCATGGGCTCGGGCAATAAGAGTGACAAGGAGAGTCTTCGCAACGCCGTTGAGATCGATCTCTGCCTTCTTGATCACCCCTTGCTGTTCACCCGAGGGCGAAACCTGGGTATCCCTGGCGTTACCCGAATCATCGTCTGTGTGTGTCCATAGTTGTCTGCTACATGACAATTTCTTCGTTTAGACGGCTTGAATAATGGAGCCCCCTACCACCCAAAGCTTATATCCTCTAGTGGATGGAAGTGGTGGTGCAGACGGCGGGTCTACCTAGTTCACGGAGAATTTGACCAACAGTTTTTGGCCGAGAGTCATGCGGTTCTGGAATCGttgattatatattattCCTTTAGAAAAGCATCGGACCAGGAATTCGGAGTGTCAACAATACTGCTATGATTCCAAAACTGCTGCAAGTACTCAGCCCACCCTTAAcctccagttcttcttcagcattAACCCTAGCCACGTGATGTGTGTCATTCCAGTATCGTGAACTACCCATAACTCTTCTAGGAGCTGGAGAACCCACCGCGTGAACACTAAACGATTGGTCGAATATACCTCTTTTCAGTAGGCCGTGCTGAGATCTGGCCAGAGGTGGAGTTTCCTCGTGGGGCTGGCTCCCTCAACCAGCCGATCGCCCGGAAGCAGACGAAGAATAGCACTGGTCATCAAGAGGAGCTGACCGTGCTTGAGCATGTCGGTGAACCTTTCTCTCGGAATCATGTGGACGAGAGGACTATACATGAGGGATTGGAACTGCTGCCAGACAAACTCGACGCGATCATTTTTGGCGAGGAGTGTATCCTAAACAGCCACAGACTGTTCCATGGCTACAAGTCAGAAAGGGAGGCTCCAATCTGCAGACAAAATCTAGTGTTAGTGGAGGAGAGCAAACTAACACTGGAAAAAGGTAACAGGATATAACATTTGGGAAGGAACAACAGGGGGAGACAATCAAGACCTGGAGAATCTTTTCTATCACATTCCAGATGCATTGATTAATTACAAATGTCGGGGAGTGGAGCTCGCCTTGCTACTATTCTCGAGATGAACCCACTTATTAGACAACATCTTGAAGCTTCACTGGCCGTTATGCAGGAAGATCCTTGTCAATCAACCAAGGGGGGCTTTGGACACGTAATATTCGTGTGGTACTTTTATATAGCACTATTAATCATttaagaaaaataaaaccaagtGAGGAGCTTTCAGGTCATGAAGATGGCCGACGGTTTTACCCATTCTTCTGACTAAAGGCCCCGACTTAGCCTTAGAAAGAGGGACGTCAATGATACCGCGCATCGTACCGGACTTAGCAATAGAGGGATTAGCTAATATTTGATGTTCTAGGGTTATGGTACTGCAAAGCTGTCACTAGCCGCGTGGGTGCATCTCTGGGGAAGGTACAAGACTGTATATTAGAAACCAAGATCGACGGGGTACGTCTGCGTGATAAGTTCTTTATGTTAGACGAGAGCAGGCAGGTCGCTCTTATATATCtcaaagatatagatatgcCCCTTTGAGGAGCATCACCATCTTATCTTTGATGCTATATCAGAAATCACCAGATAAAAAACGGCTAACGATGTCCTTGTATTCACATCCCTCATCTAATCTGCCTAGTCAATACGTTCAATAAACGCATGATTAGGGAAGTTCGGAGTCTTGATTAGGTACATCCCTCCAGTACCGGGAGTTGGAATAACTTCATGACAGATGTTGACATGATTCCAGAAGAGACCCTTATATTCCCTGTTTTCCTGTCTCTCACGTAGAATCTGAACAATCGAACCAGGTGGGCAATGTCGATCAACATACCAATGGCCCTTGACGAACATATTACAGTTGACGCGCCACCTGGCAGTGTTGCCAGACGACGTGGCCGTCGTGAATTCTCTTCCACCAAACTGGGGGCAGATGTTATATTGTGGTGTAGGGCCGACCTCCGCCAACCGTCTAGCAACATCGCTACCGTCATGCTCATGCGACGCAGTTCCTCCAACGCCTGTCACCTTTAGCGCGTCAAGTGCTTTCTGAAGCTCTGCTTTCTCAGCTTCGAGTTTAGCCTTAGCAATTTCCCATTCCTTAGCCTGGTTTGACTTCTCCACTTCACACTTGTTTTCCATATCTTTGGTGATATCAGCCTTCGTCCGTTCGAATTGAGCCTTTAAGGCTTCGACAGCACTGGAAGTGTGGGTCTTGCACTTCTCCGCCGTCCTCCTTTCACATTCAGCTTTCTCTATCCGAGCGACTGCAGCCTTCTGCGCTTCACACTGAGCGTTTGATGTTTCAGCAGCACTCGCAGTCTCAGCGATCCTTTTGTCGCACTCGGCCTTCGCAGCGTGACCGAGAGTAGCCTTCTCCTGTTCACATTGAGCCTTCGACGCTTCGACAGCGACAGCAGCGTCATTGCACTTCTCGGTGATCTCCTTTTCGCATTCGACTTTCTCCGCTTGACTGAGCGCGGCCTTCTCCACTTCACACCTGGCTGCAGCATCCTTTTCACATTGAGTCTTAGCTGCCTCGACGGGCTTTCCGCAGCCGCTCTCCGGTTCCGGCTCATCGACTATACCGCCAGTTTTTTCAATCAACAAGAAGTTACTACCCGAGGCGGTGCTATAGCCCTGAGTGGTCACTAAAAAGCACTGGCCTCTGGGAGTCCATGAAGTTGCGAAACAATTAGTGTCGGCAGCACAGTGCTTAGCGCACTCACGAGCATCTACACCTTTGATTGGTGATTTATTAGATCCAGTGGCCCATTTTCCACAGGAGTACGTGAACTCGACCCCGTTGACAGATCCTTTGCCGGATGTGCTTCCCCCGGAGCAGCAGGTATCATAAGCTGTTCGGTGGTTGCcgctggacaaggaaagacaacCATTTCCACTTGCAGAGCCCAAGGGGGCCTGAGTAGCCCATGCTGCACCCGCAGACAGGAATGCAAAGAGGAAGGGTTGGCTAAACATCATGGTCCTCTTGCGCCTCACGAAAAGAGGTACTAATGGCTAAACCgaaataaaaagaatcaGATCTAGATATTGGGGTTTCAAGTGGGTGGGTGGAAATACCCAAGTGAGAATAGGGCGGAAAATATACGCCGATGGCTATTTGTTTCCAATATCGAATCCACAACAAATACAGGGTGTTATGGACTTACTTTTAGCACACAGCTTGCTGTATTAGTCGTAGCTGTGCAATAGTTTGCACGGCAGTGGGTCTAGTTGCCTAGGCCGCGTGTGTGTGATAGGTACATTCAAACTCAGATCTGCGGATCTTCTATGAACTGCTACCCTTTGAAATGCCAGCTGGCGCGAGGTTCAGCTGCTCCACAGTGCGCCTCGCGGGATAACTCCGATATGCATAGAGGAAAGACAGCTCTGAGGTCGAGCAAACAAGGCATTTTCCACTGACACATGGTTTGGGTGCGCCCTCCGAGTTACTCCTCTACGTGTGGCCCGAAATATCACTCAGTAGTCCGATAGCAGAATGGAATATGGGAAATATTCCTGAAGTGGCTTCTGTATTTATCGATCAGGGAACAAGGGTTTGTTTCGCGTGGGGAACTAGGAAGCTGATCTCCACGTCGCATGGACCACCACAATCATGGACACAGCTAGAGCTCACGCGGGTACGTAGAAGAGACCGTCCATCAAACTCTGTAGAGTGTTTTGAGCTCGTTCCAATGTGTTTTGGTGGGTTTTCTTGGGACCAACCAGGCGCAAAATAGGCTGACTCCCGTTTTAAGAAAATCAGGACTTTCCACGCGAATTGCACAAGGTTCAACTAGATTACATATTCTCGCTAGCAGCGTAAGTAGTGGAAAAGTATGCCGAGAGAAGAATCCCTCAGACCTTTCAGCCGTCGGTACCAGACGGTGCAGCATCTTCTGGCGGCGTTAGCTTCGGCATGTTCAGTCTTcagctttcttttttgggctACAGTGTTCCACCTTGGAAGCTAATCATGCAAGCTAGTCACCGAAGCGAGTTCAGCTCCCCCACAGCCAAGTGGAGCCATCCAGGATCATCGCGACCTCAGCCCCGAGATTCCCGGCGGTCGAATCAAGATCGGTTCACCGTGCCGTGGGGAAGTCTCTTGAAAGCTCTGGAATTCAGTTAGTGATAGTATTATACTGGTACTTGAGTGAGTGGAGATTTGATATATCTTCGTGAGTGGCATATTATATTTAATGACGGAAAGACTTTAAGCGAGATCGTCCATCAACCAACCAAATTGGCTCGAAGCTGAGGTGGGATCTCTTGATCGATATTGTGAGATAGCAAGGTCAATGCCCCTAGTTCATCTGCATATCATTGCCGTTTATGGAATCTCGACGAATACACTGTCCTATCaactctcttcctcacttcAAAGTCCTACCCCGGATTCCACCGCACGACTGAAGTCTATTCTGAGATCTACAAGGATATAGCTCTCATGAATTCAAGCTCAGCTCGCCACACATCTTTTTTGCCCTTCCGTCGCGGTGATCGTCGATTTTAAGTTCATGGCGACGACgcaaagagagaagatggtccATTCTGTGGATCTTGGAAAAGGCGTCTGCCATTCTGGACGGAGCCAGGCGCCAACACGGTGGAATCTCAATCTCTTCAGCTTCGCATTCAGCTTCGCAGCATACGGCAGTGGCCAATGCGAATATAAATAACATTACCTCCCTGTCCTTTTATTCCCTACTTCGCACCACCAtccatttctccttcaaaTCGGTCATCATGGTCAAAGCCAATGGCCTGTTGGCCCTCCTCGTTGGCATTTCTGCATACCATGTAGAAGCCCGAGGCTCCTCCCGTGGTAAAACCAAGTACACCCTCGATAATATCCTTCCTTTGACGGACCCGAGCTCCGGTCTTGTTAAGTGTTGCCCGGAGGGAACCGAATTCGACGGTCAGGCCTGTGTCCTTGGTGTACCTACCTGTCCGGAGGACTTCATTCGCAAGGATAACAAGTGTGTCTCGAAGTTCAAGCCTATCTGCCCCGATGGAAGCGAATATGACGGCAACCTTTGTGTGTCTGATGGACTCCCCACTTGCCCGCCCCCTACCACCCTAAAGGGTAACTCGTGTGTGGCTGGACCACCAACCTGCCCTTCTGGCCTTGAGTACAACGGCAAGGTATGTCAATCGAAGCAACTCCCGGCGTGCCCTACAGACTACACCTTCAATGGCAAGACCTGTGTCAGTGTCAAGAAGCCTCAATGTCCTGAGGGACTGAAGCTTGGCGACGGGAAGTGTATCAGTGTCGGCTCTCCGGTCTGCCCTGCTGGCGCAGAGTACAACGAAAACCTTGGACTGTGTGCCTCTGTCGTTGAGCCTGGGTGCGATGAAGGAAGTCAACTCAAGAACGGCGAGTGCGTGTCTGATACTCCACCATCCTGTCCCGAGGGCGGGAATTTCAACCCTACCACAGCGAAATGTACCTCCGCCGAGAAACCGACATGCCCTCCTGGCTCCGAACTGGATCTACACTCTCAGAAGTGTGTGCTTAGTGAGGAGGCTGACTGTCCTCCCGGTAGCGTCCTCTCTACTGATCTTGCTTCTGGTGTTGCCCGTTGCTGTCCTAATGGTATGGCTTGGAATGGTGACGTCTGTCTCTTCGAAACTGATTCGAGCGGCAAATGCCCCCCTGGCCTCACTCAGGTGGGCAAGTACTGCCACAAGCAAGCTACCAAGATTCCCCAATGCCCTCCTGGCGCGAAGCTGGATGGTAGCCGCTGTGTTCTGACGGAGCTTCCTGAATGCCCTCCAGGTCACATCCTCGAAGGATCCACTTGTGTTATGATCGAGAAGCCGGAATGTCCCCCTGGTTTAACACTGTCCGGGGGCAACTGCATTTCGACCGTTGAAATTAGCTGCCCGGCTGGAACCAGGTTCGAGAAGGGTGTTTGCACCAGCGTCACCCCACCCACCTGTGAGGACGGATTCGTTTTTGACGGCACTAACTGCGTCTCCACCACCCACATCCCCATTTGTCCTGAGGAGGGCCACACTTTAGACGGTGAGGAATGTCTCATTCCGCTCATGCCCACCTGCCCTGAAAATACAGCCTTCGATGGTACCCGTTGTGTTTCCACCATCTCTCCTTCCTGCCCATCCGGCTCTGTCCACAATGGTCAGGGCGACTGTCTGACAACCTCCGTCCCTCAATGCCCTCCAGGATCTACTTTGCTTGGTGGTGGCTGCGTCGTTGGCGTTCCTGCCTGCCCCAAGGGCACAGTTTGGGACTCCAAGCAGTGCATCAGTCCCAAGGATCCCGAATGTCCCCCAGACCACAAGTGGAGCAACGGAAAGTGTCTCAACCTAGTTACCGTGGAATGTGAGCCTGGCTACGCCTTGGTCAATGGCGAATGTGTCTCCGACAGTAAGCCAGAGTGTGCCCCAGGAACCACTTTCAACGGTCAGGAATGTGTTGGTGACGTACCCAACTGTCCCGAGGGACTTGTCTTTGATGGGGAGGACTGTGCCCATCCCGAGGAACCTGCTTGTCCCGCTGGAATGAAGTTCAACGGCAAGAAGTGTGTAGCTGAGAAGCCGCCTTCTTGCCAGTCTGGCACCACCTTCGacaagaagacgaaggaatGTGTGGCTGTTGAGCCCCCTCAGTGTCCCCCCGGTCAGGTCTTCAATGGAAAGAACTGTGCCCTGGCATCTGGTGACTGTATGAGCTTCGAGTACTGTCCTGTTATGGGCGGTCTTTCCAACGGCGGCCTTACTACCGGTGGCCCTTCTACCGGCGCCGAGGAATGTCCTGAAGGAACTGTGTATGATAAGTATACCGGCATGTGTGCTGATTGGTGAGCGTGGATGTGAGCTCTCTAATTTGTAAATGTGATGGAGAATAGTGCTAGGTAGAGCAAATGTTCTGTAATCAAGAGTGTTTTTAGCGTGCAGCATTGATCGTCAGAGTCCTTACCAGTATGATATATGTACTAGTGTATAGTATCCCTGCTTCTATACTACGAATCCAAGTCTGAGATACCGTAGTCTAATCAAGCCGAAATATTGTCATACCATTCACGTTAGCTTAATCATGAACCCCTCAGAGTCGTCAGTTGGGTGCGAATTAGAATACAACGTCATGTCAGTCGGTTATACATACAATTCGAACTAAAGTTTTAATGATTGCGCAGCGGAGCTAGCAATATACAGGACAggttttcaccttctcgactCTGATTGGCCAGCCTCTGCGCTCTGATTGGTCCATATTTAGTCTGTGCTTTGTTCATGTATCTGGCTTGTCATTGGTCCTCAATTCATCCGGGACATTAACTATTGGCCGCTTGCCCGCTTACTAATTTAGATAGTAATTGAAGGTCATGTGATTAGATCGCTGCGCACGTCTTTGGCAGGTCTTTGGCCTAGCACTAACTAGTAATACTTGAGTCGTGCAGCCGACGGCCTCAGGCATCAGCACGTGCTTTGTACATCCCGGTCAATGATAAGTCAGCGTCTCGGGGTCGGTCGACAAATTTCCGATGCTCTCGGAAGAACAGACCAAGGTTAGGAAGCATCAAAGAGTCACTCTAAGGGAGCCTCGAATCAAGTACTCCGCGCATGGCTCGTGCTCAGTTAACTATGGAGCCTCAGAAAACTCTGTTCATTTTTTTAACAAGAGAGCTATACTCTGTTTTGAGCCTGGTCCTCTAGTCAAGGACTATCATATTATATATTTCACTAGTATGTTCAGCATCTCCGAAAAACCATACTATCAGTAAACAGTTCTATTTTCCTACAATTTATTTAGAAGACATAAGTGCCTAGAAGCCTTGATTTCACAACCGAGGGCTAAACATTGTCGACTT encodes:
- a CDS encoding class I SAM-dependent methyltransferase (O-Methyltransferase involved in polyketide biosynthesis), whose protein sequence is MIRVTPGIPRFRPRTLLVTLIARAHDFRTPRPILGDPYAQHILDRLDFDVTKMTMAPNQMASIAVRTSNFDRWTSDFLQHNPDTTVLHLACGLDSRMDRVNWGDNTRWMDIDLPEVIELRRKVQPTSLPGRDYSLLGIDVLDEYWMHELSTDGPVLVVMEGLLCYLPEDDVKRLLQRLCQTFRRGELLFECINSMTLQALNGTKPIQPVSGIGAEFHSYVDDPKTLELLHPGLKLMESIRLAEAPGVEMLPLGFRALMYLRSWIPGVRDAARFLRFQFGEIGEVANE
- a CDS encoding uncharacterized protein (predicted protein), which translates into the protein MKLTQFASILTAGFVAAAQALDESPIPGYGIQEPSWEVETTPGGPKVILNGTVQQVHAQLLEINPNYDDDFATVLDKRDATVFGKRDDIKCNNFPQARRGDIEAGIKHLRGVSGQPSNGPGPGNCGRVSCSWGTAIWWCNDGGQLLERKGRR
- a CDS encoding uncharacterized protein (predicted protein) → MFSQPFLFAFLSAGAAWATQAPLGSASGNGCLSLSSGNHRTAYDTCCSGGSTSGKGSVNGVEFTYSCGKWATGSNKSPIKGVDARECAKHCAADTNCFATSWTPRGQCFLVTTQGYSTASGSNFLLIEKTGGIVDEPEPESGCGKPVEAAKTQCEKDAAARCEVEKAALSQAEKVECEKEITEKCNDAAVAVEASKAQCEQEKATLGHAAKAECDKRIAETASAAETSNAQCEAQKAAVARIEKAECERRTAEKCKTHTSSAVEALKAQFERTKADITKDMENKCEVEKSNQAKEWEIAKAKLEAEKAELQKALDALKVTGVGGTASHEHDGSDVARRLAEVGPTPQYNICPQFGGREFTTATSSGNTARWRVNCNMFVKGHWYVDRHCPPGSIVQILRERQENREYKGLFWNHVNICHEVIPTPGTGGMYLIKTPNFPNHAFIERID
- a CDS encoding uncharacterized protein (fibrillins and related proteins containing Ca2+-binding EGF-like domains), with the translated sequence MVKANGLLALLVGISAYHVEARGSSRGKTKYTLDNILPLTDPSSGLVKCCPEGTEFDGQACVLGVPTCPEDFIRKDNKCVSKFKPICPDGSEYDGNLCVSDGLPTCPPPTTLKGNSCVAGPPTCPSGLEYNGKVCQSKQLPACPTDYTFNGKTCVSVKKPQCPEGLKLGDGKCISVGSPVCPAGAEYNENLGLCASVVEPGCDEGSQLKNGECVSDTPPSCPEGGNFNPTTAKCTSAEKPTCPPGSELDLHSQKCVLSEEADCPPGSVLSTDLASGVARCCPNGMAWNGDVCLFETDSSGKCPPGLTQVGKYCHKQATKIPQCPPGAKLDGSRCVLTELPECPPGHILEGSTCVMIEKPECPPGLTLSGGNCISTVEISCPAGTRFEKGVCTSVTPPTCEDGFVFDGTNCVSTTHIPICPEEGHTLDGEECLIPLMPTCPENTAFDGTRCVSTISPSCPSGSVHNGQGDCLTTSVPQCPPGSTLLGGGCVVGVPACPKGTVWDSKQCISPKDPECPPDHKWSNGKCLNLVTVECEPGYALVNGECVSDSKPECAPGTTFNGQECVGDVPNCPEGLVFDGEDCAHPEEPACPAGMKFNGKKCVAEKPPSCQSGTTFDKKTKECVAVEPPQCPPGQVFNGKNCALASGDCMSFEYCPVMGGLSNGGLTTGGPSTGAEECPEGTVYDKYTGMCADW